In Bacillus weihaiensis, the genomic stretch GGATGTAACAGAACAAAAACAATTACATAATAAGCTCATTCATATGGCTTATATGGACGGGTTAACAGGTATCTTAAATCGACGGGCGTTTCTCGATAAAAGTGTCCAGTTAATGGAGGAGCATGCTAAGCAAGACGATATTTGTACGATGATTCTATTCGACATTGATTATTTTAAGAAGATTAACGATACATACGGACATCATATTGGAGATGAAGCAATTCTTCATGTTGTGTCTGTTTGTAAACAGTTTCTCCAGCCTAAAGATTTATTCGGGAGATATGGTGGTGAAGAATTTGTCATATGCTTACCATCCGCTAACTTGATAGAAGGCATTGAATATGCAGAACTTCTTAGAGTAGGGATAGAGAATACCCCTCTTGAAATGAATCATCTTTCGATTCCAATGACTGCAAGTTTTGGGGTGACAGAAGCATTAAGACATATACCTATTGAAGAGGTTTTACGAAATGCAGATCTTGCCTTATATGAATCGAAAAAACAGGGCAGAAATGTAGTACATATGGCAAAAGACTCAAAGGTCATTCTTCATGCTAACCCAAGGTTATTAAATAAATAATCTCATTCAGAGCTTTCTATCATGTAGAAAGCTTTTTTAGTGCCTAGCATAACATTCAGTACCAAAGCAATCTTTTTCAGCAAATAAAGTAAGCTGCCTATCAAAAAGCCCAAAAAGATGTGCCGATGAAGCCATTGCGACAGACCGACATGCTTTTTAGAACATAAGCGATGAGCTAGGTTTACGAATAGCACATTGGAATTTGACTCGCTTTCTTTAACCTTATATATTTTTACTATGTGAACTGAACAAGACTGATGATCTTCATAGAGGAGGATGAATTTGACAAGAGGGAAAGACCAAAGAACTAAAATTTTAGATGCAGCAATGAATATTTTTGGGAAAAATGGGTATTACGAAACGAAGATCGTAGATATTGCTGAGCAGGCAGGTGTCTCAAAAGGGACGATTTATATTTATTTTTCTTCAAAGGAAGAACTCTATATTGAGGCACATGAACGGGAATTTCGTCAATATTTAGCCCACCTTCATCATGAAGTTGGTAAATTTACAACATTTAAAGAAAAACTTTTGTGCATTGCCGAAAAGCAATTAGTGGTTTTTTATAAAGATCGCCAGACACCTAATAAATATCTGCAAGCCTACAATAACGATCCCAAAATGATTAAATGCTTGCATGACTTTCTTGATCATTATCATAAATATGTTGTTACATTAATGAGATCTGAGGGAATAAGTAACCCAGAGGAGCATGCGAAGGCGTTTATTGGAATGTTAGAGAGCTATAAGCGTGATATCTTTTTTAATCCCAACTTCGACTATGCCATGCTGCTTCAAACCGTTCTTTTTGTTGTTGAGTTATTTTTAAATGGATGTCAAAAGGATTAATTCTTACTTTTAACTAAGAAAATCCTCTGCATGAAGAGTACCCATTGGTCATAAATTAGTTCAGTATCATTTTAGTATACTAGGTTAATTATTGGTTTTCGATACCCGTTGGTCAGTTTGCGGACGACGATGTGAAAAGCAAACAAGATAGAGGAGGAACCTATGTTTCAATTATTGATTAAACGTCCGAAAGTAACATTAACATTTTTGACCTTACTGATTATTATCGGTGTTTTGACAGCTTTTCAGCTTTCTAAAAGAGAAATACCTGAAATTTCTGTTAATGTTGGCACAATTACAACCGTGTATCCAGGAGCTGTTCCGGAATTAGTAGAGAGATCCATTACAAATCCGCTTGAAGAAGAGCTAGAGTCGATAAATGGTATTAAGGAGATGACGTCTGTATCGGGTGCGGGTATTTCAAGTATTGTCCTTGAATTGACAGATGACGTGGATCGAGACAAAGTGTTCTCTGATGTCCGTCAGGCTGTTTCTGATACGAGTAACTCCTTTCCAGAAGATGCTTTGAACCCTGTTGTGAATTCAGATATCCAAACGGGTGCATTATCTTCCTATCATATAGTAAGTGACGATCGTGAATTACTTCAGGAGCAAAGAGAGCTTCTTTTATCTTGGCAAAAAGAGATTGAAAAAATTGATGGTGTACGTAAGGTTTCATTTAAAGGAATAATGGAAGATCAATACTTACTGACACTCGATCAAGAAAAAATGGATGAAAATCAAATTTTATTCCCAGATATCTTAACTACTATTAATAAGGAATTAGAAATTACGCCACTAGGAAGTCAAGAAATTGACAATGTTAATAAACAATTATCATTAAATCACATAGAAAATATTGAAGAAATAGAAAAGGTTTTCGTGAAAACATCATCTGAAGGCGAAGATATTTTCATAGGAGATATTGCTACGTTGGAGCTAGTACCTAAAGAAAAGCCAAGTCTAGTTCAATATAACGATACGCCAGCTCTATCAATGACAGTCCTTCAAGAAAAAGGGGTTGATATCCCTTCATTACACAAAAAAGTCAATGAAAAAGTAGAAGAATTAGCAAGTGATCTACCTGATAACACTGAGTTAGATATGTATTATACTCAAAATACCATTGTTGGGAAGATCTTTACTGATTTAGGAACGTCCTTTTTAATCTCTATTTTAGTTGTTGTACTGGTGACCCTGCTTGGATTAAATGTTAATTCGGCAATCTTGGTTGCAATTGCAATTCCATCATCAATTGCTTTAGGATTAATTCCGCTGCCATATATGGGAGTCGACCTGAATCAAATTTCAATTATTGGAATGATTATTGCTTTAGGTATTTTAGTTGATGATGCAATTGTTATTAATGATAATATTCGTAGACGTTACGTATTAGGTGATAAACCATTAGAAGGTGCTCTTAAAGGATCAAAAGAGGTTCGAGTTTCGATTATTACATCTACGTTAGCAATAGTTTTTACATTTTTACCTCTTACTTTTATTACGGGTTCAAACGGTGCATTTATTAGAGCCTTGCCATCTGTTCTTATTACGACCATTATCGGTTCAACCATTATTGCGTTAACCATTGTGCCGATTTTCTTAGTTTGGAGACAGAAACGTTTTGAAGAAAAAGCGAAGAAGAAAAATAAGAAGATGAGAGATGGGTTATTGGGGAAACCTCTTGAGGCTTTGGCAGCTTGGTATAGTGACAAAATCTTGAGAAAAGTTGTAAAATTTCCTATGCGTTTCGGCTTATCCGTATTGATTTTCTGCACACTGGTTTATGGGCTCGTTCCTTTTATCCCAGTCGTATTCTTTCCAAGTGCTGACAGAGAGGAAGTAACAATTACTGTTACTTTACCACCAGGAGAGACGATAGAAAGTACGGATGACTATTTATCCGAAATACGATCTTTTTTAGAAGAAGAAGATAAAAATATCTATGAAGTCACGACGTTTGTTGGTACAAGTGAACCAGGGTTATTTGGTAGTGTTGTATCAAATCCTGGTGAAAATATTGGTCAATTAGTCCT encodes the following:
- a CDS encoding efflux RND transporter permease subunit; this encodes MFQLLIKRPKVTLTFLTLLIIIGVLTAFQLSKREIPEISVNVGTITTVYPGAVPELVERSITNPLEEELESINGIKEMTSVSGAGISSIVLELTDDVDRDKVFSDVRQAVSDTSNSFPEDALNPVVNSDIQTGALSSYHIVSDDRELLQEQRELLLSWQKEIEKIDGVRKVSFKGIMEDQYLLTLDQEKMDENQILFPDILTTINKELEITPLGSQEIDNVNKQLSLNHIENIEEIEKVFVKTSSEGEDIFIGDIATLELVPKEKPSLVQYNDTPALSMTVLQEKGVDIPSLHKKVNEKVEELASDLPDNTELDMYYTQNTIVGKIFTDLGTSFLISILVVVLVTLLGLNVNSAILVAIAIPSSIALGLIPLPYMGVDLNQISIIGMIIALGILVDDAIVINDNIRRRYVLGDKPLEGALKGSKEVRVSIITSTLAIVFTFLPLTFITGSNGAFIRALPSVLITTIIGSTIIALTIVPIFLVWRQKRFEEKAKKKNKKMRDGLLGKPLEALAAWYSDKILRKVVKFPMRFGLSVLIFCTLVYGLVPFIPVVFFPSADREEVTITVTLPPGETIESTDDYLSEIRSFLEEEDKNIYEVTTFVGTSEPGLFGSVVSNPGENIGQLVLRVERESQSASETIERWEDTLRERYSDAVISMSTIEAGPPVGAPIAITVSGEELDELMSAVDEMKEDITGIDGSGAVLDDVGKPRPTITYVPVREELQKHGITPSEISEQIRLITDGVPMGTYDNGVTSRDFTIKLDGVEAGKAVDLEEIELPSKTQAGQGPPELVPLSDLLSVEEGEEIQSIPHTDGERTVTIRTYPKDEQKAQVEEEIQKLADEYTTDSISVSVGGESSARSDFFVEIGKLFIIVVFLIYLLMVVQFNSLRIPLLIMSSVYLAVSGAMIGLFITQTGLGFMAMMGIVSLAGIVVRNATVFIEFMEQRLNEGASLVEAVVESGQARLRPVVLTAVTSMGALLPIAFSGDVLFTPLAISIISGIFFSTIFTLLFVPAFYTLIKRKKVNSTEEG
- a CDS encoding TetR/AcrR family transcriptional regulator, with the protein product MTRGKDQRTKILDAAMNIFGKNGYYETKIVDIAEQAGVSKGTIYIYFSSKEELYIEAHEREFRQYLAHLHHEVGKFTTFKEKLLCIAEKQLVVFYKDRQTPNKYLQAYNNDPKMIKCLHDFLDHYHKYVVTLMRSEGISNPEEHAKAFIGMLESYKRDIFFNPNFDYAMLLQTVLFVVELFLNGCQKD